From a region of the Constantimarinum furrinae genome:
- a CDS encoding GNAT family N-acetyltransferase, which translates to MSTPAIRPIQKKDDEHIASVIRRVLEELNVPKTGTVYEDTSLDVMFETYNRDGAVYFVVEENNKIIGGGGISQLANFDGNVCELQKMYFLSEARGKGIGQAMLKLCFNAAREFGYEKCYLETMPYMKAAQKLYQQEGFTYLDGPLGDTGHFSCPVHMIKVL; encoded by the coding sequence ATGAGCACCCCTGCAATACGTCCTATTCAAAAAAAAGATGATGAGCATATAGCCAGCGTAATACGCAGGGTTTTGGAGGAGTTAAATGTGCCCAAGACAGGTACGGTTTATGAAGATACCTCTTTAGATGTGATGTTCGAAACCTATAATAGGGATGGCGCTGTTTATTTTGTCGTCGAAGAGAACAACAAGATCATTGGTGGTGGCGGAATTTCTCAATTGGCAAATTTCGACGGTAATGTTTGTGAATTACAAAAAATGTACTTTTTATCTGAAGCCAGAGGCAAGGGGATTGGACAGGCAATGCTAAAATTATGTTTTAATGCGGCGCGGGAATTTGGTTATGAAAAATGTTACCTCGAAACCATGCCGTATATGAAAGCAGCTCAGAAATTATACCAACAGGAAGGCTTTACATATCTCGACGGACCCCTGGGCGATACAGGACATTTTTCATGTCCGGTTCATATGATCAAAGTATTGTAG
- the ribD gene encoding bifunctional diaminohydroxyphosphoribosylaminopyrimidine deaminase/5-amino-6-(5-phosphoribosylamino)uracil reductase RibD — MNIHEKYMLRCIQLAKNGLGTTYPNPMVGSVIVHNDNIIGEGWHYKAGHPHAEVNAINSVAKKELLKDATIYVSLEPCSHFGKTPPCADLIIEHQIKNVVIGSTDPNQKVAGRGIEKLKAAGCDIRRPILEAECRELNKRFFTFHTKKRPYILLKWAETRDGFMAPLASKRNQRSPVWITNKRSRQKVHKIRTEEQAILVGTQTVLDDDPSLTARDWHGESPLRIIIDKELKIPEHSAVFNSNAKTIVFTEKPKPSSQLQNFRKIDFSQNVPRQIISDLYDLNIQSVLIEGGGKTLQSFIDIDLWDEAIVFKGNSEFKEGIKAAEFTGTLISEEKSGSDLIERYKNNNL, encoded by the coding sequence GTGAATATACACGAAAAATATATGTTGCGCTGCATCCAGCTTGCAAAAAACGGCCTTGGAACGACCTATCCCAATCCGATGGTAGGGAGTGTAATTGTTCACAACGACAACATCATTGGTGAAGGATGGCACTATAAAGCGGGACATCCACATGCCGAAGTAAATGCGATAAATAGTGTTGCTAAAAAAGAGCTTCTGAAAGATGCAACCATCTATGTGAGTCTCGAACCCTGTAGTCATTTTGGTAAAACCCCTCCCTGTGCAGACCTTATCATCGAGCACCAAATCAAGAACGTGGTCATAGGGAGCACAGACCCTAATCAAAAGGTTGCAGGACGAGGGATTGAAAAATTAAAGGCTGCGGGATGTGATATTCGCCGTCCCATTTTAGAAGCGGAGTGTCGTGAATTAAATAAACGGTTTTTTACATTTCACACAAAAAAGCGACCGTATATACTTTTAAAGTGGGCTGAGACACGGGATGGGTTTATGGCTCCCTTAGCATCGAAACGAAATCAAAGATCACCGGTGTGGATCACTAATAAAAGATCGAGGCAAAAGGTTCATAAAATACGGACTGAAGAACAAGCTATTCTGGTAGGGACACAAACTGTTCTTGATGATGATCCTTCACTTACCGCAAGGGATTGGCATGGAGAATCGCCACTTCGGATAATAATCGACAAAGAGCTGAAAATTCCTGAGCATTCTGCAGTTTTTAATTCAAACGCAAAAACCATTGTCTTTACCGAAAAGCCTAAACCTTCGTCTCAACTTCAGAATTTTAGAAAGATTGACTTTTCACAAAATGTCCCCCGGCAGATCATATCAGACTTATACGATTTAAATATTCAATCGGTACTCATTGAAGGCGGAGGAAAAACCTTACAATCCTTTATAGATATTGATTTATGGGATGAGGCTATTGTTTTTAAAGGGAATAGCGAATTTAAGGAAGGGATAAAAGCGGCTGAGTTTACAGGAACTCTGATTTCAGAAGAAAAGTCCGGTTCAGATCTCATAGAACGATATAAAAATAACAACCTTTGA